CTGTAGTCGTAGCGTTTAGAGCTTTAGCAAACACACGGGGGAGACCTCAATCATTTAGGCATCATCTTCCCTCATTTTCTGAGCATGCATGAtgaatttatttgtaattatctTAAATTATATCCATTCTATGCTTCATATTGACACCTGGAAAAGGAAAGTACCCAAAAAATAATTCCGAAGTGTAATAAATGTCAAACTCTCCCCCCTTCAGATGTGTTTGACGCTATAGCATCTGTGTTTAGCGCAACGCCTCGTTCCTCCATGCAACAGTCCAGCTCAGAGGTCTCCTTTCAGCCTTTTAATGATCCTCATTCGTGTTGGACACACTAAATGTCTCTCACCAGGGAGACCGGGCGGGGGATTTGAGGCCAGGTTTCCATCAAAGAaacctcctcgtcctcctccttttaACCTCCATCCCCGTGGCCCCTGCACCTGACCGCTGAGCTGGGCTGCTGTACGAAGCCTCTCTGTGCCTGGTGTGTTGTGAGGTGTTCCCTCAAAAGGTTAAAAGGTCGTCATGCGGGCGGCGTGTCGGGGATCGTGGGAATCTGAATGGGACGCAGCAGCAGTGAGTGTGGTAGTAAATATCCGAGGCTTCAGTCAGTGACTCTCTGGTATttcctgcttcttttctttgatgCTGCTGCTCAGAAACCCGAGATGTTTAAGAAGCTCGGGTGACGCTAACTGCACCTTCATTGTTCCTCAAATGAAAGATATAGACCAGGAGCAGTTGAtgtccatgtatgtgtgtgtgtgtgctaacagTTGATGTTTGTATATGTCAGAGTGTTTTCCAGTGTTTGTGATTCACGCTTCTAGTAGTCAAACTAACCAGGAGGTGAAGAAAGCAGCTGGTTCTTTAACGCTGCGATCTCCAAAACAGGAGGTGTTGTTTTTAACGTGATCGCGTCTCgttcagtattttatttttcactatTGTTTATCATTACATAGATGAactgaataaacaataaacacaactcATAGAAAAATATCATATTTTGCATATATTCAACACATCATTTTACTTTAAAGGGTAACTTAACACAGTGTTGCCCTCTCTGATTAAATGTTACTGCTGCAGGTTGTGGTTGCTTCACCAAAACTAGATTTTCAGGGCAAGTTAAGTTGCTCTTTAATTCCGCCAAGAGAAATACGAAGTGGGGCTGAGATGCTTTAGATTGGCCAGATTTTAAAAAGTCCATTCCTTATTGCACTGATGCTGTTAAGAAAGtgaaataatgatttttaaatgttcttcatTTTCTGTGCTCTACATAACTACGttgtgttccctctctctctcctcttcctcacgtcGGGTTTTTCCCAGCTGGAAAACCCGAGAGTGGAACACCTGCTCCGTCACCTGCGGTGGAGGCTCTCAGGTGCGCAGCGTGCAGTGCGTCTCCCATGATGCCGCGGGCCCCCGCGTGGTGGAGGACGCCGTGTGCGCCGCCTACGCCGAGCCACCGCCCGCTCTGCAGACCTGCAACATGCAGAAGTGTGCAGAGTATCAAGTGACCAGATGGAGCGCGGTGAGTGAGATGCCACGATTTGAGCCAAAAAATTGATTGCCAAGATTGCACGAGCATCTCAAATCTAAGCCAGAAAAGTCTTATAACCCTAACACACTCGATGCAACCTATTTGAATagcaagaaacacaaaatgcagATGTGTCTACAGTTTCCTGTCTTGCACTTTATTTCTAATGATATATCAAACAATATGACTGTGTGGCGTCCCCATTAAAAGATCGATCTGTGCTGCTGTGTCTGCAGTGCTCGGTGAGTTGTGGTTCAGGCCAACAGACCAGGGAAGTGACCTGCGTCGGCTCGGGGGGAATGCGGCTTGAGGAAACATCCTGCGGCACTCTGCTCCGCCCGACCGCCGCCCGGCCCTGTGAGACGGCGGCCTGCCGGAGACAGACCAGCTGGCACGTCGGAGACTGGGGACTGGTGAGTGCGATGGGGACCACTAGGGACACTGGGATGCTCCCGTGCGGTTGCCGTGGCCGGATGTGAAGCATGTCGACAGTCATCACTTATAATCTCTCTGGTTGTTTTCCTCCAGTGCTCCATGAGCTGTGGCTCCGGCTCACGAGAGCGGCAGGTGATCTGCTCCGACCGAGAGAGGAACCTGTACCCCGTGGTCCAATGTAACGCCCACCCCAAGCCCTCCACCGTGGAGCGCTGCAACACCCAGTCCTGCTACAGCCCACAGGGTGAGAGCAcgcaacacagacagacaccgCCATGCTTTCTGTGCTCACACCACATCCTTCCACACATCTGTATCGTTGTCTGTGTGAAGTGCTTCACGtggcattttaattttaatgtccGTTCCACCGCTCTGCACACCCGGTTCCTGCGGCTCcatctttaaataaaaggaCACACAGATGTTCCGGTTCAGAATGAGTGGCTGACTTACTGCTCTCgtggttttgtgtttgtttgtttgtttgttgatgcTCTGTGCAGGAGTTCCCAGCATCCAGGACACACGAGGACACGACAACACTCAGACGGTTTTCCAGCCTCATGTGCCAGATTACGCGACAGGTTGGACTCAAAATCATAAACATGATCCGTTTCTCTTTAAAGATAAAAGACACACGtcggtgcatttttttttttttttttacaaagacagacaattcgtttttaaatgctttagaaATAGGAGGTCTCCAAAGTCTACATTTTGAGTGAATATTTTAGCAGCCAAATCAAATGGTTTACGTGTGATTCGACTTTCAtctcattaaaatgcatttaatattttactttacaGGCCTTATATAAAAGGCGCGATATAAACAAAGCATTACTCATCTGTAATACCCCTAGAATTACAGTTATACCGGTGGCTCtctgggaaataaaaaatacaaagcatTTTAGACCAAATTCTATACTTTTCCATTAACAAAAAGCGCTAAAAAGCATGATCGCGCCCTAATAATTGCTTCCTCTCAGTTCCTCGGCACTACTTCCTCTCTGATATAACTCCTGTCACTTTGTGGCCATcagccccccccaccacccccctccCTACCCCTGTCCCAGCACTAATTATCCAGGCCTGATGGACATGTTTTCAGGGGTCCATGGGCATTGTTGGCCTGATTAAAATATTTCCGAAGCACTGAAGTGTGGAAGTGCTGGCTGTTGTGTTTCTGGTATGTTCTGGCATTCTGCGGCAAGAATTTCAAGTCgtgtgtgttcatttcctgTGAGATTGTTTACTCTGGACGGATGGAACCTCTTTCAATTGATTCTCCTCTTGTTCCCTGCTTCATCTTTCCATAAACAAATGTTTCTGGTTAATTGtacgtttgtgttttttttcctttatgtGCTCTTTTGTGTTGCGGCTTCCTGTGAGGGCTCACTGCGTGGCCTCCAGCACAAAAGCTTAGACTCCATTGTACATTTCTAAAGCGATGTGTGAACTTCTCTTTCGCTCTGTGTCGTCTCGTGTGGATGTTAATTCGCCTCCCGCTTGGTTTTCATTGCAGCTCGCAGGACGGAGACGGATCCGAGCCAGACGAACACAGTCCACGACCCTCACGGCTCCGCCCCCGCCCTCCACTGCAGCCAGTCCTATTACGGCTGCTGCCCGGATGGACGCACTTCGGCCGGGGGCCCCCAAGGTCTGGGCTGCCCACATGTCCCAGCCCCCGCCCCTGTCCAGCCACACTGCGTCCGGACCAGGTACACAGCTCCAACCTGTCATTTGGCTTAGAGGACATATGGATCCTGTTTTAGAGCCTCACTTTTATGGCCCTCTGACCAGAGATCGCTTGGCAGAGTTGCACATTTGAGTTCTTTCTGTACCTTCAGTACAAAGTGTTTCACTGTCTGTTCCTGCTCTCTTTCTTGTTCTTGCTTGTCAGTTATGGCTGCTGCCAAGACGGAGTGACGGCGGCCCGGGGCCCCAACCAGGAGGGCTGCGTGGAGTACGCTGTCCCTGCAGCCACTGTAAGCAAACATCAAATTCATTTATCACACATGCTCAATGACAAACTCTTCTTGACTGGGCTGACCAGACAGGCTGTGATTGCGTTCTTCTAATCGGTGATGTCACGCTTCCTCAGGCTGCTTCTTCTCTGCCCACTGAGAATGGAGCGCAGTGCCGCATCACTACCTACGGGTGCTGTTATGACCGCACCACACCTGCAGGAGGACCCAACGGGGAGAGCTGCCCCAGCCCACCAAACCACAGTAAGAGACTGAGTAGAGAAGGGTTTGCTACTTCGTCATCAACTAACATTAATCTGTGAATCTGTATCTGGTATAATCACAGCCTTTTGCTTTTGGCCACTGAGAAGCTGAGTAATGAGTAATACTAATGTAAGTAAGTAAGGAAATATAAATTCTTCACTTTTCCTGCCCAAATACTCCCAGTTGATTCAGGAATTCTCCCTATAAGTTCAGTTTTCTATTTTTAGCCTTGGTCGTGCCAAAGAAATGTAGCTGATTGTAATGAACGCTGTTGCGTCCAATTTATGTTTGTTAAAAGGAAAATTCTTCCCAGAAAAGTTCATTCTTGATCTTAAAAGTAGTAGTTTAACAAAACAATCCCACCTCCCCTCACTTGCATTTATTCTGTAGCTTTAAATTGCATGTCCTTCgtccgatgatgatgatgatgatgatgtcatctatCCATGGATGAAGACCATGTGATACAGCTGAAAGTGCAGGAAAAGTTAGTAATGAGTCCTTGAGACTTCATGTTGCTCTGTTTCTTTGCTGCAGTTGAGCGCTCCATCTGCTCGCTGCCTCGCGCCGCCGGCTCCTGCAGCGGCTGGGTGTCGCGCTACCACTACGACGTCATCGCCTCCAAGTGCGTGCACTTCTGGTACGGAGGTTGCCACGGCAACAGCAACAACTTCATGACCCGGGCCGAGTGCCAGAGGGGTTGCCGGGGGCCTTCAGTGGGCCAGCAGGGCCCGGGGCCGGTTGCTCCCGCCGCAGAGACGACTTCTCGAAGGGAATCCACCGCTGTGAGGACCGCACCCGGAGGAGGTACAGCATCTGGAGCAGGAACAGCATCTGGAGCAGGTGGATTCACGTCCGGAGGGTCAACAGGCGGGGGGTCACGCAGCATGGGGAGGATTTTCACAGTCCAGGGAGGATCGACCAGCGGCACCGGCAGACAGGCCACCAGCGCCGCCAACCATGCCCACAGAGCCAGAGTCTTCCTGCGCACTCGCCGACCTCCCCCTGCTACCGCTGCACAGCACACCGGCCCAGCGGCGAGGTAAGACCCCGAAAGACCCGGGGAGCCCAGCGAAAAGCTCGTTCCCTGCCCCAGCCCCGCCGGCCCCTTAAAGCTGTTTACAGCCTTCCTCCCCCTGCTGACGGAGCCCCCGGAGTGCGAGGGCGGCCAAAGAGACAAACATCAACACGTGCATCATTCTCTTGCCCTCAAAATAAGAggacacatttatataaaccAGATGcagaattaatattaatatgatgttttcaataatacaaaaaaaaaaggatatgaaGGATAGCAGTTCACATCATTTCACCgaatcttattttgaaatgtctGCAGTTAAATGTGTCAATTACTAATTTCTGTAATCTGAGAAATCAAAGTGAAGACTAATTAAATAGTCCGTCCTGCCTTCTTTAACAAATGATCAAACTTAAAGAATAACTTAACAGTTGGCTGAGTTCGACATCGCATACCAACACACCATTCATGCAAAGTCTGACGTAGAATTGTGGAGCGTTCGCACAGTATGTGGATTTTGTGGAAGCAATGAAAATGTCTGTATGTAGAAAACATGAGCAAGAATATAAGTTCACTGCACATGCTCAGCTGCCCCACAATGCTCTGCGTCTGGCTGCCTTGAGACCTGTCAGTCTCATGAGAAGAAGCCAGGCTAAAAGCTCTTGATATATGtcactttattgttttttttaatgttttcatgcAAGAAACCCTTTAGATTCCCCAATATGTGGTGAGACTATACACATTGATGAAGTTTGTGACCGTTTTTAGAGACGAGAGAGTTACTTCGGGGTGAGTGTTCATAAGTGAACAGACTGCTGTTAAAATCACACTTATTCATCATTTAGTAATAAACACAGATTCAGTAAGTAGTACAAAAGTATGCGATTTTGAACACGGCCACTGGCTTGTTTTTGCCGCAGTGATGTAGACGTGTACTTCAGGGTGTGTCAGTATGCCGTGACATCACTGGTTAGTGTGGCACAAACCCCAAACGTTCAACCTGGGGGGGTCCGTGAAAAACAGCCTGTTGTTAAGTTACTCTCCaaacacatattatattatacgtGCTTTATTTTATGCTCCGTGCTCTTTCCACGATGTTAAACGCACATACCTCCGGGGACGCCGATATAATCTAAACCCTTGCTTTGTAAAGTTCAACCACAGCCACGCTTCTGTACCTTGAGCTCCACAGACTTGGAGAAGTCGACCGCCTCACAGCGACCCTGTAATGGACGCCTCTCCTGTTGAACGCTTCTGGGACTTTTCACTGTCTGTCCGGAGTTCCTGTGCTTATCTGCGCCCGCTACCTCAGCGCGTCCACCACCTTCGTGCTTTGTGTTGTCACCTTGATGTTAAATCCGATCACACTAATAAAGGTTCCGCTGTGACGCTTCACCTTGTTGGTTCTGTGTTGTCACTAAACTCCATGTCTTTCTCCACCTCCGTGTAGTTCGGTGTGCTAGCGACATCTTCGGGGGGCAACCTCTTTGCTGTTGAACCTTGTCTTTGATTTGTAGCTCACAGACTTAGTTGTTTTTCCGGGTGCATTGTTTTGTCTCGTCACTTTTCACGTTGCATGGGCCACAGCTGGGTTTcccctctgtcttctctctctgaTGAACTTCTGAAGCCAGGTCGTGGGCGATCTTTATGCTTGCTTTGGTGGCTACTAATAAAAGTACCAACAGCGGAGTATAAAGTGActctctcgttctcttcctcctgaTCCTCCATCCTATTTtgtccctcctttctttccttccccccTTGTGCTCGCATCCTCCCCGTTTCCTCAGCTTGACCCTCGGAGAAGTGACCATCGATAAGTCGGACCCCTCCACGGTGGAAGCTCTCGTGGGCCAGACCGCGGTGCTGCCCTGCAGAGTCAGCCCGCCGCCGTCCTCCACTGTCAATGTGGAGTGGAGAAGAGATGGCGTCCCTCTGTCGACGCACAGGtctgtagagacacacacacacacacacgcgcgcagaATACACTTTGTATTGTCTGTCAATGTTTGTGATTAttctttgatgtgtgtgttctgtaggCATCACCAGCAGCCCAACGGCTCCCTGTTGGTTGGTCCTCTCACTAAGTTGGACTCGGGTTGGTTCCTGTGTGTAGCTACTCGTGAACAGGAGAGAGACCACCGCTACATTAACCTGTCCGTCTCAGGTAAGGCAGCGCTCTGAAACTAGAGCTGCGTCAGCCGGAAACGTGAATGCTACTGTGCTTCCTTGTGTCCTgagtattacacacacacacgaaccaTCAGAAACACCAGTGAAATACACGAGGGGCCGACTCTACCGCTAAGTAAGGAAGGCAACTTCTGGGCCCCCAAACAGCTCTAGATTTATTACGatggaaagaaatgaaaaaatatttaattatgtttctCTTCTAACTAAAAAATAACtaatcaaaagaaagaaagaaagaaagacacacacacacacacacacacacacacacacacacacacacacacacacacacacacacacacacacacacacacacacacacacacacacacacataataaattCACTTTGCTTGTTTTGACATCACCAATGCAGTTGAATCAgggatttaaatttaaatgaatagcTGCATTTAAATGCAGCTATTTTGCTGGCGGTAATGTTATTAGTGGTATAAATTAGTATCAAGTCATACAGTGACGAAACACCAGTGAAATACACTCTGGTTTAATTCTGCTTCCAGTTGGCTCTCTGCTTGTGTTGAGTCTGGGGTTGTGAAGAAGgtgttaatgttttttaaaattacatatttttgatTTACGAATACAAGGCACGTATGGATATGGACAATGTGTAGATTGTCCAGTAAACGGAGGACTAAAGAAACGCTTCCCGGCTAATTGGGGCCAGATTCGGTCAAAACCTTAATTTGACCGACTTTAACCCCAATTAGGCCGTCACACGGAAATCCTAAAGATCGAGGCGGAGCTGATGTCACAGATGATGTCAGAGGTTGTGTCTGAACATGCTGACTTTGAAAAAGTTTGCCGGCCTTTATGCATGATGTGTTAATGGGACATTATGTAAGTGAATTATGACCGGAGCATTGAcccaattgtgtgtgtgtgtgtgtgtgtgtgtgtgtgttatagaggGATCATCTCAGCTGGTTCATACCTCACTGCCTGGAGACGGCCCTTTGCCGCGGTAAGAacaatctctctttctctgaatACTCAAAAGTCTTCCCTGAAAATACAAAGAAGAGatattgaagaaaaagaaaagaaaacaccaaaaTCAGTGCAGTTAACATTTGTACTCTTTCCAACGTCCTCTGTAATGTGTAGCTGTGTTCAATTAAAAATGACGAAACAGCCATCGTCCCTGTCGCCTCTTCTCAGCTTCAGCATCGAGCGGTCGAGCTCGTCTTTGCTGGAATCGCGAGCCGGACAAACCGCCAGACTGTCCTGCACGATCGTCCCTCTGTCAGCTCTTCAGGCTGTCAGCATCCAGTGGACTAAAGATGGACACGCCCTCAGTGACTCCAGGTCAATATTCCATATCTACACAGAAGAAAAAGGGGATTTcttcatgtgtatatatatatataaccagaaaaaatacaattaagTTGTCATTTACTCTTTTCAGTAGATTTTTTTCtgataatattaaaataaggtTTTGAATGCTTGACTTGTACTTGTAATGAAGTATTTTCAGGGCGTGCTATCGGGTTCTGGTCGGCGGTGTCTTGACTCGCTGCCGCGTCGTTGCAGGTTCACCCAGCATGCAGACGGCTCTCTGACCATCGGCTCGCTGAAGTCTGCGGACTCCGGCGTCTACACGTGCACGGCCTCctctcagcagcagctggagcagcGGCAGCTGCAGCTCAGAGTCCAAGGTGACTTTTATTGGTTCTGTTCAGGCGTCCGTTGATGCCGTCATTTCACTGAAGCACCACTAGAGGTCGCTATTAGTCACTGTTTAGACTTGGAGGAAGTGCAGAATAGTTCTCTGGGAGTTTGTGAgcattttttaaagtaaaaaaaagaattagacctgatttttttccttcttttttgtttctgttgtccAGCCGACCTGAAGATCACCACAGCTCCCAATAACATCCAGGTGTCCGAAGGCAGCACGGCGCTGCTCCCCTGTGTGGTGTCAGGAGACAACGTCAACATAGGCTGGTCCAGGTAATCATAAGTATAATCTTatgattatatgaatgtatgtttAATCTGGGAACCAAGACAAATCAGCACAGCCGGTGCAGCACAATGTAGTGACACACATAAGATAATAAACTTTTTAAAGGGCTTttccaataaaaaataaaaaactttaaGTTAAAGTTTAagtttgttttaataaacaagTACATAACTactcatatataaataaagatgcTCTGTGGTTTATAGTTAGTTTAAAGTTCAGTTCCAGATTAATTTATTAACTTCATTAATCCAGCTTGTACAGTCTGTAACAGAGTCAGATAGTTTAGTTTGTCCAAAAACGTtgcaaaaaaagtttttaaattgaaaagcAGAACAAGTTATATAGTCTTCTGTAGAGTTActcaaaaagaaaatctaaaatgATTCATTGGCGTATTAGATTTATGGTAGAAGAAGCTGCACCAAGCTCACGGGCCTTCGAccgcctctctcctctttcaccccAGAAACGGCGTGCCGGTGCGGCCGGACGGTCGTGACATCCAGACGTCCTCCGACGGCAGCCTGATCCTGAATAACGTCAAGCCTTCCGACGAGGGCACGTACACCTGCAACGCTTACACCGGCATCTACTCCGTGAGCGCCACGGCCGAAGTTCGAGTCATCAAAGACACCCAACAAGGTGAGGGTGGAAGTCTCGCCGCCATCCGGATGTTTGTCCACGTTCCCGTTTGCAACAGAATTATACATCATAAAGAGATCGTTTGTGAGCTTTCGTATCTGGATGAGAATTTGTtttagcttttgttttgttctaaaaaaaaaaaattgatttatCAAACACTTGCTGGGCAGCAATTCATGGATCTGGAACCGGACCAGTGATGTGGgaacaaaaaaattatatatattaaaaaaactgaacGAGCAAAGTGTGGATGTGAGATGAATTCACGCCACACGATGTCTTTCATCTCTGCTGCAGGTGTCGACGTGCCGCCAGAATGCGTGGACCAGCCGGAGCTCGCCAACTGCGAGCTGATAGTTTACGCCCGCCTGTGCTCCAACTCGTACTACTCCAGCTTCTGCTGTGCCAGCTGCACCAGGCACTCGCAGAGGAACAAGCGGTTTGGTGGGTCGGGGTGGGAGAAGAGGGCGAGACGTTGAAGCTGCATTTTGGAAAAACCTTCCAACACCCTGAACCTTTGCCAAAAGTACTCAAAACTGCAACGGAGTAAGGGACCGATTCCGAGTAGATGTCGTTAAATCTGTGGAGCTGGAGTTCAGGGAGTCTGTTTGTACACTGCATGAAACACTGAGTATGGAGGCAGTAAAGAGGGGcatcaatgtaaatgtaatcaATGTAAACCTGGAGAGTCTGTTGAATGTGATGAAGCAAGAGTCAAACTTTCTTTGTCGTTGTTGTTCCTTTATAAGTAAGTTATTTTCTCTTTGGAGCGACTGTACGTGTTCTCCGTTTTTTAGAGAACACTTTTACTTGCAGGtcattaaaaaagatttaacaTGTACATCCAGTGAAATTAAactgttttaattaaatgaatattttGGGCTATTTtcactgctaaaaaaaaaaagaaaaggttgttttttctcttcatgatgtttatttgtatgtaattatttgatattaaaaataatattttgctAAAAAGCGACTGGTGGATTTGGATTACTGTGTGACTTGATGTTCCAGTTTGAACCACAAGGGGGCGCATCCCATTCCTTGTTCATTGTTTCGCTGATTGACAGCAGGTGTGCCAGATGACGTGAGTCACAGGTCTTTAAACGCAGGTGTTTTGTTTCACTCGTGATTATATGAACGACTCTATTGCTTTCAGAAGTCATCTGTTAAAATGCCCCTCAGAGGATTAATATAgctttgagagagaaaagaaagtcaGACTTTACTTTCACCTGTTACGTCTGAAGGTGCATCAGATAAAGTaagatttaaaataacaaaaacaatat
The genomic region above belongs to Cyclopterus lumpus isolate fCycLum1 chromosome 22, fCycLum1.pri, whole genome shotgun sequence and contains:
- the paplna gene encoding papilin: MKTLLPLVILQLLLAPVLMVPGVDHWDSWGPYGECSRSCGSGVTMRTRSCITHRSDGGHNCVGPDKSYRTCNIQDCPEGSKDFREDQCSQFDGADFQGKLYKWLPYYGAENPCELNCMPRGENFFYRHRSSVVDGTPCHPGRRDVCVEGVCKRLGCDNTLESLQREDPCLQCGGNGQSCSQVKDSFSVRDLPTGYNQMFIIPVGATTISIRETVATRNYLAIKNLRGEYYLNGHWVIEFSRATPIAGTMLYYQRGAEGDNVPETIIGRGPTTEPLVIELISQEPNQGVEYEFYLPNGRSRQGYYWSFGSWSSCSRECGSGYQSRLVFCTVDNESYPDYLCASLPRPQTNRTCNPHACPQSRSWKTREWNTCSVTCGGGSQVRSVQCVSHDAAGPRVVEDAVCAAYAEPPPALQTCNMQKCAEYQVTRWSACSVSCGSGQQTREVTCVGSGGMRLEETSCGTLLRPTAARPCETAACRRQTSWHVGDWGLCSMSCGSGSRERQVICSDRERNLYPVVQCNAHPKPSTVERCNTQSCYSPQGVPSIQDTRGHDNTQTVFQPHVPDYATARRTETDPSQTNTVHDPHGSAPALHCSQSYYGCCPDGRTSAGGPQGLGCPHVPAPAPVQPHCVRTSYGCCQDGVTAARGPNQEGCVEYAVPAATAASSLPTENGAQCRITTYGCCYDRTTPAGGPNGESCPSPPNHIERSICSLPRAAGSCSGWVSRYHYDVIASKCVHFWYGGCHGNSNNFMTRAECQRGCRGPSVGQQGPGPVAPAAETTSRRESTAVRTAPGGGTASGAGTASGAGGFTSGGSTGGGSRSMGRIFTVQGGSTSGTGRQATSAANHAHRARVFLRTRRPPPATAAQHTGPAASLTLGEVTIDKSDPSTVEALVGQTAVLPCRVSPPPSSTVNVEWRRDGVPLSTHRHHQQPNGSLLVGPLTKLDSGWFLCVATREQERDHRYINLSVSEGSSQLVHTSLPGDGPLPRFSIERSSSSLLESRAGQTARLSCTIVPLSALQAVSIQWTKDGHALSDSRFTQHADGSLTIGSLKSADSGVYTCTASSQQQLEQRQLQLRVQADLKITTAPNNIQVSEGSTALLPCVVSGDNVNIGWSRNGVPVRPDGRDIQTSSDGSLILNNVKPSDEGTYTCNAYTGIYSVSATAEVRVIKDTQQGVDVPPECVDQPELANCELIVYARLCSNSYYSSFCCASCTRHSQRNKRFGGSGWEKRARR